DNA from Castellaniella sp. MT123:
CCGCCGCTTGAACAGGGATGATCGGCTCCTGACGCAGAACGTCCCTGAGCAGAACGCCGCGCTTTCTTGAGACTGCCTCCATCCGGCCGCGCTATTGCGACCGGCGACCCTGACCGATGGAGGTTCACACCATGAGACCAGTTCCCTTGCGGCCCGCTGCCGCACCCACAGCTACCGCCACGCAGCCAGCCCGCTACCTGACTAACGACGAGGCCGCCGCGTTTCTGCGGCTGTCGCCGCGCACGCTGGAGAAGCAACGCGTGATCGGCGGCGGGCCGCGTTTTCGCAAGTTCGGCAGACGTGTCATGTACGCGGTGGCCGACCTCGAAATCTGGGCGGATGCCCGCAGCTTCGAGGCCACCTCCGACCCTGAATACGCCGAGCACCACTCTGGCGACAGCCGCGATGGTCAACATGGGCGCCGCTGAGGTCAGGCAGGCCAGGCGCGTCGGTGGCCCCCGCCATGTCCAGCCCATCGCCGCTGCCAGCGCAGGTTATGCA
Protein-coding regions in this window:
- a CDS encoding helix-turn-helix domain-containing protein, coding for MRPVPLRPAAAPTATATQPARYLTNDEAAAFLRLSPRTLEKQRVIGGGPRFRKFGRRVMYAVADLEIWADARSFEATSDPEYAEHHSGDSRDGQHGRR